The proteins below are encoded in one region of Syngnathus acus chromosome 2, fSynAcu1.2, whole genome shotgun sequence:
- the csde1 gene encoding cold shock domain-containing protein E1 isoform X2 yields the protein MGSPWKGFVEFTMPASPPTTFVSADLSSTSPVGLSLSPYGRSHRQAQAAMSEMERATSEPPVARSTGPSTSSTAPMSIPRSSSFSCRPHSGSRKHKRTPLYQRSMSFDPGMLHNNGHTAYANGTGPGIREMGVIEKLLTSYGFIQCSERQARLFFHCSQYCGNLEDLKIGDDVEFEVSSDRRTGKPIAVKLLKIKPEVLPEERISGQVGPDLHAYPFTVLHGYIHPVVSSIPATLDGKSAPGQVPTGSVCYERNGEVFYLTYTTDDVEGNTHLDTGDKVSFYMETNKHSGAVSARNIQLVTKKQMRCQGVVCATKEAFGFIERADVVKEIFFHYSEFKGDLEALQAGDDVEFTIKDRNGKEVATEVRLLPQGTVIFEDISIEQFEGTVSKVIPKVPTKNQNDPLPGRISARIGFSDKEMPFGEKDTKSKVTLLEGDHVQFNISTDRRDKLERATNIDILPDSFDVTKETREMGVIAAIRDGFGFIKCVDRDARMFFHFSEVLEESQLHISDEVEFTVVPDMLSAQRNHAVRIKKLPKGTVSFHTQSEQRFMGVVQKEVVLATAKNASPSKGKEKEPEDGIITYEDCGVKLTVAYHTKDLEGGYRPQVGDKVEFSINEVKRSGQQSAVSIRVVNRSASGGKRLLGFIATLKDNFGFIETANHDQEIFFHYSEMCGDLDDLELGDTVEYTLSKGKGNKVSAEKVTKVTAVNGIGDDVDTTVLVGKVIRPIRSVDPSQTEYQGLIEVIEEGGGKGQTYPFGIMGMANKVTCLQKGEQVKFQVCTISPTGQKMACNVVPPRRALVECVKDQFGFITYEVGESKKLFFHVKEVQDNLELQTGDEVEFSVVFNQRTGKCSACNVRRVSEGPKPVATPRPDRLVNRLKSITLDDASAPRLIIVRQPRGPDNSKGFNVERMTRQPGVID from the exons ATGGGCAGCCCCTGGAAAGGCTTTGTTGAATTTACCATGCCCGCGTCGCCACCCACCACGTTTGTTAGCGCTGACCTGAGCAGCACCTCCCCTGTCGGACTCAGCCTGTCGCCATATGGCCGATCC CATAGGCAAGCTCAAGCCGCAATGTCAGAAATGGAAAGGGCTACTTCTGAGCCCCCAGTGGCACGCAGCACTGGCCCATCCACCTCCTCTACCGCTCCCATGTCTATTCCCCGCTCCTCGTCGTTCTCTTGCCGTCCCCACTCGGGAAGTAGAAAACACAAGCGGACACCTTTGTACCAGAGATCA ATGAGTTTTGACCCAGGCATGCTCCATAACAATGGACACACTGCATACGCCAATGGAACAGGTCCTGGCATTAGAGAGATGGGGGTGATAGAGAAGCTTTTGACTTCGTATGGCTTCATCCAGTGTTCTGAACGTCAGGctcgtctttttttccactgttcTCAGTACTGTGGCAACTTGGAGGACCTCAAAATAGGAG ATGATGTTGAGTTTGAGGTGTCCTCTGACAGGCGCACTGGCAAGCCCATAGCAGTGAAGCTGCTTAAGATTAAGCCAGAGGTGCTGCCAGAGGAGCGCATTTCAGGCCAGGTGGGGCCAGACCTGCACGCCTATCCCTTTACTGTGCTGCATGGTTATATTCATCCA GTTGTCTCCTCAATTCCTGCAACTTTAGATGGGAAGTCTGCTCCTGGCCAGGTGCCCACTGGAAGTGTTTGTTATGAAAGAAATGGG GAAGTTTTTTACCTTACCTACACTACTGACGATGTGGAGGGCAATACCCACTTGGACACTGGCGACAAAGTTAGCTTTTATATGGAGACCAACAAGCA CTCTGGTGCGGTCAGTGCTCGTAATATCCAACTCGTGACGAAAAAGCAAATGCGCTGCCAAGGTGTGGTGTGCGCTACAAAG GAGGCCTTTGGGTTTATCGAGAGGGCTGATGTGGTGAAggaaattttttttcactacAGCGAGTTTAAGGGTGATCTTGAGGCTCTGCAGGCGGGAGATGATGTTGAGTTCACAATCAAAGACCGTAAT GGTAAGGAGGTTGCCACAGAAGTGAGACTTCTCCCTCAAGGAACAGTCATCTTTGAGGATATCAGCATTGAACAGTTTGAAGGAACAGTCAGCAAGGTCATCCCCAAGGTTCCCACCAAAAACCAG AATGACCCTCTCCCAGGTCGTATCAGTGCTCGAATTGGATTCAGTGACAAAGAAATGCCGTTTGGTGAAAAGGACACCAAGTCAAAGGTGACTCTTTTGGAGGGCGATCATGTTCAATTCAACATTTCCACTGACCGCAGAGACAAGCTGGAGCGGGCCACCAACATCGATATACTTCCAGACTCCTTTGATGTCACTAAAGAGACCCGTGAAATG GGTGTGATTGCTGCTATACGTGACGGTTTTGGGTTTATCAAGTGTGTGGATCGTGATGCTCGGATGTTCTTCCACTTCAGTGAAGTTCTGGAAGAGAGCCAGCTGCACATCTCTGATGAAGtggagtttactgttgtgcCT GATATGCTCTCTGCTCAGAGGAACCATGCCGTACGCATCAAGAAGCTGCCTAAGGGCACGGTGTCCTTTCATACACAGTCTGAGCAGCGCTTTATGGGTGTGGTGCAGAAAGAAGTTGTGTTAGCCACTGCTAAAAATGCCAGTCCCAGCAAGGGCAAAGAAAAG GAACCTGAGGACGGGATCATCACGTATGAAGATTGCGGAGTGAAACTTACTGTGGCATACCATACAAAAGACTTGGAGGGAGGATATCGCCCACAGGTTGGGGACAAG GTAGAGTTCTCTATCAACGAAGTGAAAAGAAGCGGCCAGCAGAGTGCAGTTTCCATCAGGGTGGTGAACCGTAGTGCCAGTGGTGGCAAGAGACTGCTAGGCTTCATCGCCACACTCAAGGATAACTTTGGCTTCATTGAGACTGCAAATCATGACCAGGAGATCTTCTTTCACTACAg TGAAATGTGTGGGGACTTGGATGATTTGGAGTTGGGCGACACAGTGGAGTATACTCTTTCCAAGGGAAAAGGGAATAAAGTCAGTGCTGAAAAGGTCACCAAAGTGACTGCCG TGAATGGCATTGGGGATGATGTTGATACGACGGTGTTGGTGGGGAAAGTCATCCGTCCAATACGCAGTGTGGACCCCTCTCAGACAGAATATCAAGGGCTTATTGAAGTCATAGAGGAAG GGGGAGGTAAAGGCCAGACCTATCCCTTTGGGATTATGGGTATGGCTAACAAGGTTACCTGTCTGCAAAAGGGAGAGCAGGTGAAATTCCAGGTTTGCACAATATCCCCGACTGGACAGAAGATGGCCTGCAATGTAGTGCCTCCGCGTAGAGCCTTGGTGGAGTGTGTCAAGGACCAG TTTGGTTTCATCACATACGAAGTTGGTGAGAGCAAGAAGCTTTTCTTCCACGTCAAAGAAGTCCAGGATAACTTGGAGCTCCAGACCGGGGATGAAGTGGAGTTCTCGGTAGTCTTCAATCAACGTACAGGAAAATGTAGTGCCTGCAACGTGCGCCGAGTCAG CGAGGGGCCAAAACCTGTGGCGACACCACGTCCTGACCGTCTGGTCAACAGACTGAAGAGCATCACTCTGGACGACGCCAGCGCCCCTCGTCTCATCATCGTTAGACAGCCGCGTGGTCCCGACAATTCAAAG GGCTTCAATGTGGAGCGCATGACTCGCCAGCCTGGTGTCATTGACTGA
- the csde1 gene encoding cold shock domain-containing protein E1 isoform X3, which produces MGSPWKGFVEFTMPASPPTTFVSADLSSTSPVGLSLSPYGRSHRQAQAAMSEMERATSEPPVARSTGPSTSSTAPMSIPRSSSFSCRPHSGSRKHKRTPLYQRSMSFDPGMLHNNGHTAYANGTGPGIREMGVIEKLLTSYGFIQCSERQARLFFHCSQYCGNLEDLKIGDDVEFEVSSDRRTGKPIAVKLLKIKPEVLPEERISGQVVSSIPATLDGKSAPGQVPTGSVCYERNGEVFYLTYTTDDVEGNTHLDTGDKVSFYMETNKHSGAVSARNIQLVTKKQMRCQGVVCATKEAFGFIERADVVKEIFFHYSEFKGDLEALQAGDDVEFTIKDRNGKEVATEVRLLPQGTVIFEDISIEQFEGTVSKVIPKVPTKNQNDPLPGRISARIGFSDKEMPFGEKDTKSKVTLLEGDHVQFNISTDRRDKLERATNIDILPDSFDVTKETREMGVIAAIRDGFGFIKCVDRDARMFFHFSEVLEESQLHISDEVEFTVVPDMLSAQRNHAVRIKKLPKGTVSFHTQSEQRFMGVVQKEVVLATAKNASPSKGKEKKKDKEPEDGIITYEDCGVKLTVAYHTKDLEGGYRPQVGDKVEFSINEVKRSGQQSAVSIRVVNRSASGGKRLLGFIATLKDNFGFIETANHDQEIFFHYSEMCGDLDDLELGDTVEYTLSKGKGNKVSAEKVTKVTAVNGIGDDVDTTVLVGKVIRPIRSVDPSQTEYQGLIEVIEEGGGKGQTYPFGIMGMANKVTCLQKGEQVKFQVCTISPTGQKMACNVVPPRRALVECVKDQFGFITYEVGESKKLFFHVKEVQDNLELQTGDEVEFSVVFNQRTGKCSACNVRRVSEGPKPVATPRPDRLVNRLKSITLDDASAPRLIIVRQPRGPDNSKGFNVERMTRQPGVID; this is translated from the exons ATGGGCAGCCCCTGGAAAGGCTTTGTTGAATTTACCATGCCCGCGTCGCCACCCACCACGTTTGTTAGCGCTGACCTGAGCAGCACCTCCCCTGTCGGACTCAGCCTGTCGCCATATGGCCGATCC CATAGGCAAGCTCAAGCCGCAATGTCAGAAATGGAAAGGGCTACTTCTGAGCCCCCAGTGGCACGCAGCACTGGCCCATCCACCTCCTCTACCGCTCCCATGTCTATTCCCCGCTCCTCGTCGTTCTCTTGCCGTCCCCACTCGGGAAGTAGAAAACACAAGCGGACACCTTTGTACCAGAGATCA ATGAGTTTTGACCCAGGCATGCTCCATAACAATGGACACACTGCATACGCCAATGGAACAGGTCCTGGCATTAGAGAGATGGGGGTGATAGAGAAGCTTTTGACTTCGTATGGCTTCATCCAGTGTTCTGAACGTCAGGctcgtctttttttccactgttcTCAGTACTGTGGCAACTTGGAGGACCTCAAAATAGGAG ATGATGTTGAGTTTGAGGTGTCCTCTGACAGGCGCACTGGCAAGCCCATAGCAGTGAAGCTGCTTAAGATTAAGCCAGAGGTGCTGCCAGAGGAGCGCATTTCAGGCCAG GTTGTCTCCTCAATTCCTGCAACTTTAGATGGGAAGTCTGCTCCTGGCCAGGTGCCCACTGGAAGTGTTTGTTATGAAAGAAATGGG GAAGTTTTTTACCTTACCTACACTACTGACGATGTGGAGGGCAATACCCACTTGGACACTGGCGACAAAGTTAGCTTTTATATGGAGACCAACAAGCA CTCTGGTGCGGTCAGTGCTCGTAATATCCAACTCGTGACGAAAAAGCAAATGCGCTGCCAAGGTGTGGTGTGCGCTACAAAG GAGGCCTTTGGGTTTATCGAGAGGGCTGATGTGGTGAAggaaattttttttcactacAGCGAGTTTAAGGGTGATCTTGAGGCTCTGCAGGCGGGAGATGATGTTGAGTTCACAATCAAAGACCGTAAT GGTAAGGAGGTTGCCACAGAAGTGAGACTTCTCCCTCAAGGAACAGTCATCTTTGAGGATATCAGCATTGAACAGTTTGAAGGAACAGTCAGCAAGGTCATCCCCAAGGTTCCCACCAAAAACCAG AATGACCCTCTCCCAGGTCGTATCAGTGCTCGAATTGGATTCAGTGACAAAGAAATGCCGTTTGGTGAAAAGGACACCAAGTCAAAGGTGACTCTTTTGGAGGGCGATCATGTTCAATTCAACATTTCCACTGACCGCAGAGACAAGCTGGAGCGGGCCACCAACATCGATATACTTCCAGACTCCTTTGATGTCACTAAAGAGACCCGTGAAATG GGTGTGATTGCTGCTATACGTGACGGTTTTGGGTTTATCAAGTGTGTGGATCGTGATGCTCGGATGTTCTTCCACTTCAGTGAAGTTCTGGAAGAGAGCCAGCTGCACATCTCTGATGAAGtggagtttactgttgtgcCT GATATGCTCTCTGCTCAGAGGAACCATGCCGTACGCATCAAGAAGCTGCCTAAGGGCACGGTGTCCTTTCATACACAGTCTGAGCAGCGCTTTATGGGTGTGGTGCAGAAAGAAGTTGTGTTAGCCACTGCTAAAAATGCCAGTCCCAGCAAGGGCAAAGAAAAG AAAAAGGACAAG GAACCTGAGGACGGGATCATCACGTATGAAGATTGCGGAGTGAAACTTACTGTGGCATACCATACAAAAGACTTGGAGGGAGGATATCGCCCACAGGTTGGGGACAAG GTAGAGTTCTCTATCAACGAAGTGAAAAGAAGCGGCCAGCAGAGTGCAGTTTCCATCAGGGTGGTGAACCGTAGTGCCAGTGGTGGCAAGAGACTGCTAGGCTTCATCGCCACACTCAAGGATAACTTTGGCTTCATTGAGACTGCAAATCATGACCAGGAGATCTTCTTTCACTACAg TGAAATGTGTGGGGACTTGGATGATTTGGAGTTGGGCGACACAGTGGAGTATACTCTTTCCAAGGGAAAAGGGAATAAAGTCAGTGCTGAAAAGGTCACCAAAGTGACTGCCG TGAATGGCATTGGGGATGATGTTGATACGACGGTGTTGGTGGGGAAAGTCATCCGTCCAATACGCAGTGTGGACCCCTCTCAGACAGAATATCAAGGGCTTATTGAAGTCATAGAGGAAG GGGGAGGTAAAGGCCAGACCTATCCCTTTGGGATTATGGGTATGGCTAACAAGGTTACCTGTCTGCAAAAGGGAGAGCAGGTGAAATTCCAGGTTTGCACAATATCCCCGACTGGACAGAAGATGGCCTGCAATGTAGTGCCTCCGCGTAGAGCCTTGGTGGAGTGTGTCAAGGACCAG TTTGGTTTCATCACATACGAAGTTGGTGAGAGCAAGAAGCTTTTCTTCCACGTCAAAGAAGTCCAGGATAACTTGGAGCTCCAGACCGGGGATGAAGTGGAGTTCTCGGTAGTCTTCAATCAACGTACAGGAAAATGTAGTGCCTGCAACGTGCGCCGAGTCAG CGAGGGGCCAAAACCTGTGGCGACACCACGTCCTGACCGTCTGGTCAACAGACTGAAGAGCATCACTCTGGACGACGCCAGCGCCCCTCGTCTCATCATCGTTAGACAGCCGCGTGGTCCCGACAATTCAAAG GGCTTCAATGTGGAGCGCATGACTCGCCAGCCTGGTGTCATTGACTGA
- the csde1 gene encoding cold shock domain-containing protein E1 isoform X4, producing the protein MGSPWKGFVEFTMPASPPTTFVSADLSSTSPVGLSLSPYGRSHRQAQAAMSEMERATSEPPVARSTGPSTSSTAPMSIPRSSSFSCRPHSGSRKHKRTPLYQRSMSFDPGMLHNNGHTAYANGTGPGIREMGVIEKLLTSYGFIQCSERQARLFFHCSQYCGNLEDLKIGDDVEFEVSSDRRTGKPIAVKLLKIKPEVLPEERISGQVVSSIPATLDGKSAPGQVPTGSVCYERNGEVFYLTYTTDDVEGNTHLDTGDKVSFYMETNKHSGAVSARNIQLVTKKQMRCQGVVCATKEAFGFIERADVVKEIFFHYSEFKGDLEALQAGDDVEFTIKDRNGKEVATEVRLLPQGTVIFEDISIEQFEGTVSKVIPKVPTKNQNDPLPGRISARIGFSDKEMPFGEKDTKSKVTLLEGDHVQFNISTDRRDKLERATNIDILPDSFDVTKETREMGVIAAIRDGFGFIKCVDRDARMFFHFSEVLEESQLHISDEVEFTVVPDMLSAQRNHAVRIKKLPKGTVSFHTQSEQRFMGVVQKEVVLATAKNASPSKGKEKEPEDGIITYEDCGVKLTVAYHTKDLEGGYRPQVGDKVEFSINEVKRSGQQSAVSIRVVNRSASGGKRLLGFIATLKDNFGFIETANHDQEIFFHYSEMCGDLDDLELGDTVEYTLSKGKGNKVSAEKVTKVTAVNGIGDDVDTTVLVGKVIRPIRSVDPSQTEYQGLIEVIEEGGGKGQTYPFGIMGMANKVTCLQKGEQVKFQVCTISPTGQKMACNVVPPRRALVECVKDQFGFITYEVGESKKLFFHVKEVQDNLELQTGDEVEFSVVFNQRTGKCSACNVRRVSEGPKPVATPRPDRLVNRLKSITLDDASAPRLIIVRQPRGPDNSKGFNVERMTRQPGVID; encoded by the exons ATGGGCAGCCCCTGGAAAGGCTTTGTTGAATTTACCATGCCCGCGTCGCCACCCACCACGTTTGTTAGCGCTGACCTGAGCAGCACCTCCCCTGTCGGACTCAGCCTGTCGCCATATGGCCGATCC CATAGGCAAGCTCAAGCCGCAATGTCAGAAATGGAAAGGGCTACTTCTGAGCCCCCAGTGGCACGCAGCACTGGCCCATCCACCTCCTCTACCGCTCCCATGTCTATTCCCCGCTCCTCGTCGTTCTCTTGCCGTCCCCACTCGGGAAGTAGAAAACACAAGCGGACACCTTTGTACCAGAGATCA ATGAGTTTTGACCCAGGCATGCTCCATAACAATGGACACACTGCATACGCCAATGGAACAGGTCCTGGCATTAGAGAGATGGGGGTGATAGAGAAGCTTTTGACTTCGTATGGCTTCATCCAGTGTTCTGAACGTCAGGctcgtctttttttccactgttcTCAGTACTGTGGCAACTTGGAGGACCTCAAAATAGGAG ATGATGTTGAGTTTGAGGTGTCCTCTGACAGGCGCACTGGCAAGCCCATAGCAGTGAAGCTGCTTAAGATTAAGCCAGAGGTGCTGCCAGAGGAGCGCATTTCAGGCCAG GTTGTCTCCTCAATTCCTGCAACTTTAGATGGGAAGTCTGCTCCTGGCCAGGTGCCCACTGGAAGTGTTTGTTATGAAAGAAATGGG GAAGTTTTTTACCTTACCTACACTACTGACGATGTGGAGGGCAATACCCACTTGGACACTGGCGACAAAGTTAGCTTTTATATGGAGACCAACAAGCA CTCTGGTGCGGTCAGTGCTCGTAATATCCAACTCGTGACGAAAAAGCAAATGCGCTGCCAAGGTGTGGTGTGCGCTACAAAG GAGGCCTTTGGGTTTATCGAGAGGGCTGATGTGGTGAAggaaattttttttcactacAGCGAGTTTAAGGGTGATCTTGAGGCTCTGCAGGCGGGAGATGATGTTGAGTTCACAATCAAAGACCGTAAT GGTAAGGAGGTTGCCACAGAAGTGAGACTTCTCCCTCAAGGAACAGTCATCTTTGAGGATATCAGCATTGAACAGTTTGAAGGAACAGTCAGCAAGGTCATCCCCAAGGTTCCCACCAAAAACCAG AATGACCCTCTCCCAGGTCGTATCAGTGCTCGAATTGGATTCAGTGACAAAGAAATGCCGTTTGGTGAAAAGGACACCAAGTCAAAGGTGACTCTTTTGGAGGGCGATCATGTTCAATTCAACATTTCCACTGACCGCAGAGACAAGCTGGAGCGGGCCACCAACATCGATATACTTCCAGACTCCTTTGATGTCACTAAAGAGACCCGTGAAATG GGTGTGATTGCTGCTATACGTGACGGTTTTGGGTTTATCAAGTGTGTGGATCGTGATGCTCGGATGTTCTTCCACTTCAGTGAAGTTCTGGAAGAGAGCCAGCTGCACATCTCTGATGAAGtggagtttactgttgtgcCT GATATGCTCTCTGCTCAGAGGAACCATGCCGTACGCATCAAGAAGCTGCCTAAGGGCACGGTGTCCTTTCATACACAGTCTGAGCAGCGCTTTATGGGTGTGGTGCAGAAAGAAGTTGTGTTAGCCACTGCTAAAAATGCCAGTCCCAGCAAGGGCAAAGAAAAG GAACCTGAGGACGGGATCATCACGTATGAAGATTGCGGAGTGAAACTTACTGTGGCATACCATACAAAAGACTTGGAGGGAGGATATCGCCCACAGGTTGGGGACAAG GTAGAGTTCTCTATCAACGAAGTGAAAAGAAGCGGCCAGCAGAGTGCAGTTTCCATCAGGGTGGTGAACCGTAGTGCCAGTGGTGGCAAGAGACTGCTAGGCTTCATCGCCACACTCAAGGATAACTTTGGCTTCATTGAGACTGCAAATCATGACCAGGAGATCTTCTTTCACTACAg TGAAATGTGTGGGGACTTGGATGATTTGGAGTTGGGCGACACAGTGGAGTATACTCTTTCCAAGGGAAAAGGGAATAAAGTCAGTGCTGAAAAGGTCACCAAAGTGACTGCCG TGAATGGCATTGGGGATGATGTTGATACGACGGTGTTGGTGGGGAAAGTCATCCGTCCAATACGCAGTGTGGACCCCTCTCAGACAGAATATCAAGGGCTTATTGAAGTCATAGAGGAAG GGGGAGGTAAAGGCCAGACCTATCCCTTTGGGATTATGGGTATGGCTAACAAGGTTACCTGTCTGCAAAAGGGAGAGCAGGTGAAATTCCAGGTTTGCACAATATCCCCGACTGGACAGAAGATGGCCTGCAATGTAGTGCCTCCGCGTAGAGCCTTGGTGGAGTGTGTCAAGGACCAG TTTGGTTTCATCACATACGAAGTTGGTGAGAGCAAGAAGCTTTTCTTCCACGTCAAAGAAGTCCAGGATAACTTGGAGCTCCAGACCGGGGATGAAGTGGAGTTCTCGGTAGTCTTCAATCAACGTACAGGAAAATGTAGTGCCTGCAACGTGCGCCGAGTCAG CGAGGGGCCAAAACCTGTGGCGACACCACGTCCTGACCGTCTGGTCAACAGACTGAAGAGCATCACTCTGGACGACGCCAGCGCCCCTCGTCTCATCATCGTTAGACAGCCGCGTGGTCCCGACAATTCAAAG GGCTTCAATGTGGAGCGCATGACTCGCCAGCCTGGTGTCATTGACTGA
- the csde1 gene encoding cold shock domain-containing protein E1 isoform X7, which translates to MGSPWKGFVEFTMPASPPTTFVSADLSSTSPVGLSLSPYGRSHRQAQAAMSEMERATSEPPVARSTGPSTSSTAPMSIPRSSSFSCRPHSGSRKHKRTPLYQRSMSFDPGMLHNNGHTAYANGTGPGIREMGVIEKLLTSYGFIQCSERQARLFFHCSQYCGNLEDLKIGDDVEFEVSSDRRTGKPIAVKLLKIKPEVLPEERISGQEVFYLTYTTDDVEGNTHLDTGDKVSFYMETNKHSGAVSARNIQLVTKKQMRCQGVVCATKEAFGFIERADVVKEIFFHYSEFKGDLEALQAGDDVEFTIKDRNGKEVATEVRLLPQGTVIFEDISIEQFEGTVSKVIPKVPTKNQNDPLPGRISARIGFSDKEMPFGEKDTKSKVTLLEGDHVQFNISTDRRDKLERATNIDILPDSFDVTKETREMGVIAAIRDGFGFIKCVDRDARMFFHFSEVLEESQLHISDEVEFTVVPDMLSAQRNHAVRIKKLPKGTVSFHTQSEQRFMGVVQKEVVLATAKNASPSKGKEKEPEDGIITYEDCGVKLTVAYHTKDLEGGYRPQVGDKVEFSINEVKRSGQQSAVSIRVVNRSASGGKRLLGFIATLKDNFGFIETANHDQEIFFHYSEMCGDLDDLELGDTVEYTLSKGKGNKVSAEKVTKVTAVNGIGDDVDTTVLVGKVIRPIRSVDPSQTEYQGLIEVIEEGGGKGQTYPFGIMGMANKVTCLQKGEQVKFQVCTISPTGQKMACNVVPPRRALVECVKDQFGFITYEVGESKKLFFHVKEVQDNLELQTGDEVEFSVVFNQRTGKCSACNVRRVSEGPKPVATPRPDRLVNRLKSITLDDASAPRLIIVRQPRGPDNSKGFNVERMTRQPGVID; encoded by the exons ATGGGCAGCCCCTGGAAAGGCTTTGTTGAATTTACCATGCCCGCGTCGCCACCCACCACGTTTGTTAGCGCTGACCTGAGCAGCACCTCCCCTGTCGGACTCAGCCTGTCGCCATATGGCCGATCC CATAGGCAAGCTCAAGCCGCAATGTCAGAAATGGAAAGGGCTACTTCTGAGCCCCCAGTGGCACGCAGCACTGGCCCATCCACCTCCTCTACCGCTCCCATGTCTATTCCCCGCTCCTCGTCGTTCTCTTGCCGTCCCCACTCGGGAAGTAGAAAACACAAGCGGACACCTTTGTACCAGAGATCA ATGAGTTTTGACCCAGGCATGCTCCATAACAATGGACACACTGCATACGCCAATGGAACAGGTCCTGGCATTAGAGAGATGGGGGTGATAGAGAAGCTTTTGACTTCGTATGGCTTCATCCAGTGTTCTGAACGTCAGGctcgtctttttttccactgttcTCAGTACTGTGGCAACTTGGAGGACCTCAAAATAGGAG ATGATGTTGAGTTTGAGGTGTCCTCTGACAGGCGCACTGGCAAGCCCATAGCAGTGAAGCTGCTTAAGATTAAGCCAGAGGTGCTGCCAGAGGAGCGCATTTCAGGCCAG GAAGTTTTTTACCTTACCTACACTACTGACGATGTGGAGGGCAATACCCACTTGGACACTGGCGACAAAGTTAGCTTTTATATGGAGACCAACAAGCA CTCTGGTGCGGTCAGTGCTCGTAATATCCAACTCGTGACGAAAAAGCAAATGCGCTGCCAAGGTGTGGTGTGCGCTACAAAG GAGGCCTTTGGGTTTATCGAGAGGGCTGATGTGGTGAAggaaattttttttcactacAGCGAGTTTAAGGGTGATCTTGAGGCTCTGCAGGCGGGAGATGATGTTGAGTTCACAATCAAAGACCGTAAT GGTAAGGAGGTTGCCACAGAAGTGAGACTTCTCCCTCAAGGAACAGTCATCTTTGAGGATATCAGCATTGAACAGTTTGAAGGAACAGTCAGCAAGGTCATCCCCAAGGTTCCCACCAAAAACCAG AATGACCCTCTCCCAGGTCGTATCAGTGCTCGAATTGGATTCAGTGACAAAGAAATGCCGTTTGGTGAAAAGGACACCAAGTCAAAGGTGACTCTTTTGGAGGGCGATCATGTTCAATTCAACATTTCCACTGACCGCAGAGACAAGCTGGAGCGGGCCACCAACATCGATATACTTCCAGACTCCTTTGATGTCACTAAAGAGACCCGTGAAATG GGTGTGATTGCTGCTATACGTGACGGTTTTGGGTTTATCAAGTGTGTGGATCGTGATGCTCGGATGTTCTTCCACTTCAGTGAAGTTCTGGAAGAGAGCCAGCTGCACATCTCTGATGAAGtggagtttactgttgtgcCT GATATGCTCTCTGCTCAGAGGAACCATGCCGTACGCATCAAGAAGCTGCCTAAGGGCACGGTGTCCTTTCATACACAGTCTGAGCAGCGCTTTATGGGTGTGGTGCAGAAAGAAGTTGTGTTAGCCACTGCTAAAAATGCCAGTCCCAGCAAGGGCAAAGAAAAG GAACCTGAGGACGGGATCATCACGTATGAAGATTGCGGAGTGAAACTTACTGTGGCATACCATACAAAAGACTTGGAGGGAGGATATCGCCCACAGGTTGGGGACAAG GTAGAGTTCTCTATCAACGAAGTGAAAAGAAGCGGCCAGCAGAGTGCAGTTTCCATCAGGGTGGTGAACCGTAGTGCCAGTGGTGGCAAGAGACTGCTAGGCTTCATCGCCACACTCAAGGATAACTTTGGCTTCATTGAGACTGCAAATCATGACCAGGAGATCTTCTTTCACTACAg TGAAATGTGTGGGGACTTGGATGATTTGGAGTTGGGCGACACAGTGGAGTATACTCTTTCCAAGGGAAAAGGGAATAAAGTCAGTGCTGAAAAGGTCACCAAAGTGACTGCCG TGAATGGCATTGGGGATGATGTTGATACGACGGTGTTGGTGGGGAAAGTCATCCGTCCAATACGCAGTGTGGACCCCTCTCAGACAGAATATCAAGGGCTTATTGAAGTCATAGAGGAAG GGGGAGGTAAAGGCCAGACCTATCCCTTTGGGATTATGGGTATGGCTAACAAGGTTACCTGTCTGCAAAAGGGAGAGCAGGTGAAATTCCAGGTTTGCACAATATCCCCGACTGGACAGAAGATGGCCTGCAATGTAGTGCCTCCGCGTAGAGCCTTGGTGGAGTGTGTCAAGGACCAG TTTGGTTTCATCACATACGAAGTTGGTGAGAGCAAGAAGCTTTTCTTCCACGTCAAAGAAGTCCAGGATAACTTGGAGCTCCAGACCGGGGATGAAGTGGAGTTCTCGGTAGTCTTCAATCAACGTACAGGAAAATGTAGTGCCTGCAACGTGCGCCGAGTCAG CGAGGGGCCAAAACCTGTGGCGACACCACGTCCTGACCGTCTGGTCAACAGACTGAAGAGCATCACTCTGGACGACGCCAGCGCCCCTCGTCTCATCATCGTTAGACAGCCGCGTGGTCCCGACAATTCAAAG GGCTTCAATGTGGAGCGCATGACTCGCCAGCCTGGTGTCATTGACTGA